TCGGAGCCATGAAGCGGCGTGTCGCCGCATCGGCCTGATCTGCCGACCCGGAGGCAATGGCATCGATGATATCGGCATGCGCCTGCATGTCGGGTTCGGGGAGTTCGTCGCACAGCGTGGCTTCGATGGTCTCGCGGATGGAGGCGGAAAAGAATTCGTAAATTTCGATCATGGCCTGATTGCCGGACGCGGCGACGACAGCCTTGTGGAAGGCAAGATCCCGGACGATATAGTCCTCGCGGTCGCCCTCGTTGCTATGGCCGCGAACCTCAAGCAGTGAACGCAACGCCGGGATTGCCGCCGGAGCGTGGCGGATGGCAGCCATGCGAGCGGCCTCGACCTCCAGCGCGCAGCGCGCTTCCAGAAGATCGCGCAACCCGGCACCCCGTGCGCGC
The sequence above is drawn from the Pararhizobium qamdonense genome and encodes:
- a CDS encoding FadR/GntR family transcriptional regulator, with translation MQALSRTNLTDTAVEAMRLEISSGRWPVGGQLPNEATLSSLLSVSRGTVREAVRVLVAKGFLETKQGSGTYVRSKTDPVESFSRARGAGLRDLLEARCALEVEAARMAAIRHAPAAIPALRSLLEVRGHSNEGDREDYIVRDLAFHKAVVAASGNQAMIEIYEFFSASIRETIEATLCDELPEPDMQAHADIIDAIASGSADQADAATRRFMAPILSALDRMLLS